Below is a window of Prionailurus viverrinus isolate Anna chromosome A1, UM_Priviv_1.0, whole genome shotgun sequence DNA.
AAAAGGACCGTAGAAGCTTCAGGTGATATCTGTGACGTATAACTTGGCCTTTTAATAAAGAAGAGTGACAGTTACATTTTACTAGGGAATGAGTAGGAGATGCTTGCAAAATATATGgtgtggtgtatttttttttttttttttacgcaCTGCCGCTTGGGGCAGATGGCTTTTGAGGAAATTTTGGGCTTTGTCATGAAGAAAAAGATACAGTCTCAGAGAAATTTAGTCCTTCTAGTGTTTCTACTTACtatatgcttttaaaacattGAATAGGGCTTAGCTTTGAGAATGACATATTTCAGTGAtggaaaagaatataattttgtgcttttctttacACTTATTAAATGATAGAACAAGACTAGCATGGCTgagcctgtttttatttttttaaatttgtttgagagagggaaagcacaagcaggggaagagcagaggtggggtggggggggggcagggagagctggACCTTGGTCctgtgactgtgagatcattaccctagctgaaaccaacagtcagttacttaactgactgagccacccaggtgtctctgagCTAAAGTTTTATCAAAATGATGGAGACACTTCCGATCCCATCACTGTACAATCAGAAGCCTTCATTGGTCTTGTcctttttgcggggggggggggggggggcaattaaaaaaaatgtttagttttgagagtgtgagtgggggagtggcagagagcaagagagaggggcagagagagagagagagagagaggatccaaaacaggctctatgctgacagcagaaagcccaactcagggctggaactcaggaacctcaagatcatgacctgagccaaagtcagatgcttagtgagtggactgagccatccaggtgcccctttcttggttttgttttaagtgCCTAGTTTTCTCCCTTCACCATCCTCTCACCGAACTTTCATAGCAGTGCCCTCCCTCATGCACAGTGTCTCCGGCATGTGTTCTCTTTCCGCCAGATGGATTATCTTTGTTATTGCCTGTGTAAGCTGAATTCTTACCTCTCTCCTATGGAATAGGGAATCAGGTTGCTCTGTGGTGACTCCTAGTGCATCTGGTCATCTGCTGATTTTTTTGTGACACCTGTtcactgtttctcttttctttctttttcttttctttctttttttttttttttttttttttttttttttttttaacatttatttattttggggacagagagagagacagagcatgaacgggggaggggcagagcgagagggagacacagaatcggaaacaggctccaggctctgagccatcagcccagagcccgacgcggggctcgaactcacgggccgcgagatcgtgacctggctgaagtccggacgcttaaccgactgcgccaccaggcgcccctttcttttttcttttttctttttcccttttcttttctttcttttctttcatttttgagagatagaacaagtgtgggagaggcaaagagagaaagagggagacatagaatctgatgcaggctccaggctctgagttgtcagcacagagcctggcctggggctcaaacccaccagctgtgagatcatgacctgagccgaagttggacacttaactgactgagccacccagtcgccccagtgtttcacttttttaaacCAGCTTAAATTGGTTACCAGCATTCACAAATGGGTAACCGCTTTTTACCACTCCCTGTTTCACTCTTCAGTAAATCTGTCTAGGTCCTTCTCGGTGTAGGCCATTTCCTACAAAGCTCATTGCCTGGTCACTAATCCACTGTGATTTCTTCCCTCTCAAGTGTGTAGTTTTTTGGCAACAAGTATTACATTCTGGTCTTGCCTACTGAAGTTGGGTTCTAGGACTGAGGCTTGGTTTTATACTGTGAATAATTAGCATAGTTGTATCTGAATATAGATTTTGTGCTTAGTGGTACTTGAAGTGCATTTGTTGGCATTTCTGCTTAAGTAagacaaatttttgttttaagtaggctccgcatcagtgtgaggcttgaacttatgaccctgagatcgagagttgcgtgctctactgactgagccagccaggtgcctccaatttttcttttttatgtaccTTCTTTGCTTAAATGTTTTGGTGGAGTTGAGGTGAACTAAATTTAAGATTATaccttttaaaaactaattaaaaaattttttttaatgtatctttatttttgagagacagagctcaagtggggaaggggcagagagagggagacacagaagccgaagcaggctccaggctctgagctgtctgcacacagcccgatgcggggctcgaactcacaaactgcgagatcatgacctaagccggagtcgggagcttaaccgactgagccacccaggtgccccaattaatttttaaaacctttttatcttaaaataatttcaaacacagCAGAGAACTCTTATAATAAGCCCTTTATCTAGATTCActaattttttagcattttgccatgtttgctttattattctttaaatgtatttttttcttgaactaTTTTGAGAGTAGGTTGCATACATCATTGTCCTTTACCTCTTAATACTtgtgcatttatttcttaaatcaatATAGTTTTCAAATCCAGGAAACATTCACAGAGGACTTTTAATTTGCAGCCCATATTTCATTTTGTCAATTttcccaataatgtcctttaaagcttttttcctcctccagtaAATGACCATGTATTGCATTTAGTTGCCATATAATATAGTCTACATGTAATAGGGACTTTTCCTCAATATTGGTTTGTCTGATAGTTGCTTACGTGAGGTTCAAGCTATACAGGCAGGGCGGTGTTCTCAGGGCACCACGTCTGCAGGCACATAATCCTTATTTGCCCTCATTGGTGCTGTTCACTTGGATTGTCCTCAGGTCAAGGTATTGTTCTGTTATTCCTCAGTGTAGTGACTCTTTCCCTTGCACTAATCATTCCATTACTACCATGAAAATATACTGCTCATCAAACTTTTCCCTTCTGTATTAGGtagatatataattaaaaattctttttaaattttaaaaggcgCATATTGTGTTCCATCCTAACCAGTTTTAAGTGTGTAGTTCCGTAACTAGTGTTAAGTAGGTTCACGTTGTtgtgaaacagatctccagaacttttcagtCTTCTAAAACTAAAACTCTAGACCCATgaaataactccccatttccccttcccccagcccctgacaaccaccattctactttgtttctctgAATTTGACTGACTTAGATGTCTTatagtggaatcatatggtatctgttttgacttattgcacttagcataatgtcaaGGTTTATCTTTATGTTGTAACATGTGACAATTTacattttaaggctgaataatattccattgtatgtacataccacattttatttacccatcTGTCTTTTGATGggcacttggattgtttccacttcttagctattgtgaataatgctgctatgaacacgggTGTGCAattatctctttgagaccctgttttcagttattttggatatatacccagaactGTGTGTACAGGCGTGaagttttaattttggggggcttagaggcacatttttattttgtaaaattttctgtTGTGTACAGCTTATTAATTTCATTTGTCCTAAGATTAAATTTTGACATGCTAACCAATCTCCAGAGATGTAATGTGAACCAAAATCGTGCTTTACGGTTTCCTCCTTTATGAGTTAGCCTGTTGCTAATTTAAGGAAGAAGTGATTTCTGAAAACATCTACTTGACTTGAAATAAATcaggattattatttttcaagtggttaactgcatataattttttcctACTGTAGATTCTTTAAGAGAACATAATTCTGGgaaggaaaagtttatttttgttttctgtttattggAGGGAGGTCTGGTTCAGCCAGAACACTGGGGTCTGTCTCAGCTAACCTCCTGAATTATTTTCTGAGTGTTGAATTCCTCGGGACCCCTGTTTGCTTGCCTAAAATAGTAATAccttagttttttgtttctttatttttactgtacaatatttttaaaagaatttcctcCTACAGTTGGAGCTTGGCAACCAgaatttgaaggaagaaaatgagaatcagTTGTGCACTGTTAAACTGTTgtaaacaggaaggaaaagagtaTAATCCTAGGTCAGAGATGAGGTGATTGAGGTTGCTGTGAAGTTAATGCAGATAAACAAAATACCggcatttaaaaaacactttcagAATAAGAGGTAAGAGTTGTTGGTAaacattttttgctttgtttgaagTGTTCCTGTGGAAAGGGAATTTGAATGATAATTTTTACTCTAAGAAGTGATGCCTAATTTAGGTATAGGATTGATTGGTAATGCTAGAAATCTTAAGCAAATATCATAATTTTATTACTGGGTGATTAAGAGCTTCATTTAGTCAAAGCTAGAATCCTCCATGGAATTCAGACCTCTAAAGTAGAACccaaatattagaaaacattcTTATCATTCCTCTAATagtcacattttgaattttgctgTATTAAATACTTTATATTACATTGGTTTCACCTTTACATTAGCTGAggatacttttcctttctttcttgccttgaCACAAAATAACAAGCACCAGTATTCTCCCTCCTCAAGATTTTGGCATTCATTACTCCAAAATTATTAAGAAGATAActagttttaaaacttaattttatagATTCACAGGAATTTGCCAAGATAGTTCAGAGAGGTCTCTGGTGTACTTCACCTGGTTTTCCTCggaagctatttttattttttaaaaaagtttttaaaagattaaaaaacaaatttttttttaagtttattttgagagagcgagcttaggtggggaaggggcagagggagagagagaatcccaagcagactctgatagtgcagagcccgatgcgggactcaaactcacaaaccacgaggtcatgacctgagctgaagttaggtgctgaaccgactgagccaccgaggcacctctttaaaagattttttttgtttttattattaatttctttaaaagatttttaaagtaatctctgtacccaacatgaggctcaaactcacaatcctgagatccaAAGTCACATATTCCAgcaactgagcctgccaggtgccccagtagctttttttttttttttcttaattttttttaaaggtttacttatttttgagagcgagagagagcgagtgagcaggggaggggtagagagagagggagacacagaacctgaagcagaatccaggctgtcagctgtcagcacagagcccactgcaggggcttgaactcacaggccatgagatcatgagctgagccaaagttgggataCTTTACTGACTGAACTAGCCAAGGTACCCAGGAGCTATTTTTAATTAAGCTATAATacctgaatatttttcctttagagTTTTTGGGTAGTGGTTAAAGATTACTGAAAATAGGTAAGGGTTAGGATGAGTCCCTGATACATTAATACCTTTGTGCTGCACAAAGAAGGggtgaggaaaagaggaaagatgctttgtgtcttatttattacTCAAGTATTTGTGAAAAGTTCTTTTAGAAAAAGCTCAGGCAAGTGATGTTAGTCAGCCTTCCACCTCTCCGTGATTGAAGTCTTCCTCTGCTGAGGTCACCCTTTGAACACTCAAAGGAGACCTAAATACCTTCACCTTAGAAAAAGCGAAAGCAAAAGttcttgttaaaaatttaaattctgccTTCCACCCTAGGGGAGGGTCTTAGGATTGTCTTGTGGCAAGGGCTTAGGAATCTCCATTTTCAACCACCACAGAGTATTATGTTGCAGATTTTGAGAAAttagattttgtgatttttttttttttaagacctttttttttttttttttttttttaaatccatgccCAACctgaggtttgaactcatgactctgactgagatcaagagtcacatgctctactgactgagccagccaggtgccccaagagggtATAGTTTTGTAGCTACTTTATATTCTTACTAAGGTTACAGTATCGTAAattagtggttttcaaacttttgagCAtagttacaaatatattttatgtgagcatctgtatatacatacatagatgaaACGGATTCATTGCAGTTTCATATATTTAcactctgattttaaaaatttaaatcatagtTGTGATCCTAGAAATTGATATCTCAACCAGCATCTCCACCCTTAGTTACTAAGTGTTGCCCATGTTAGGGAGACATAGTAGGGAGACAACTGAGATGGAGTGGTACGTTGATACCCCTTTTCTTCTTAAAGTGATTTAATCTTTCTGGTCCtttgagaaagtttccttaacaaatatttttctgcttttgccAGTCATGCACCACTCACAGTTATCAGcttggctccccccacccccaccccctctttcgGTGCCATATTACACAATGAAGTGCCTTCCTgtgttagtaaaaaaaaaaaaaaacaaaaacatttaatgcTTGTATTTTATATGCTTAAGAGGGAAAGGCGAGGGAAAAACCCCAGGtatgaaattaatgtttttattaaactcTCTGAGCAAAAATATCAGATTCCACAGCTTATTTGATATAAAGTTCTAAAATAATTGGCTAGATCATCCCACTTTGAGATTATAAATTAAGGTTATAGAAATGTTCCTTAAGTCTAGTAAATTAGTTGAAAATAGGatcaaattaattaaatgaagtaAATTTTAGTCAAGAAAAATGGCTGACCTTTTCCTGTTAATCCTTACCTGAATCCTTAGTGGTAGGAAATAGTGTTACCCATTTACACAAAAACTATTATCTAGTGAGGTTTAGTAACACCTATGGATATAGAGTTGGTAAGAACAGGTGTGAAAGTTTACCTCAAACATTAGGATGATTATGGTTTTAGTTATGCCTAATAAAGGAATGGCATGTTTTTTTTGTTCCACTGTGAAAACACCATGTGAGAGTGCAGGGGGGCAAAATGATAGTTTCTTAAATGGTAGAAATTTTATTGCTAATACCAGTTGTGGTTCTCACCATAGATAAGTTACATTGTTTTATATAGCTCTATGTTAAAATCCAAGAATCACCTGTCTTGTTCTGTCATCTTGAAAAAGTGGTCATTGAGCATATAAGAGAACAGGCTAAATGCCCAGAGTGCCTTGCAAGTAAATAGCAAGCCAACATTAAGTACTAGATACTAGAATAGAAAGCCACTTGGCAGAGTCTGATAGAGGAGAGTGTCCTTTGTGGATTAGCCCAGATTCAAATTTGCCCCACCCTAGGTAAAagctttcctcttcctttgtAGTTTGTAAGTATTTCTCTCAAACTGTTGGTTTGTGGTCACCAAATAGAAGACTTCAGGAAGAAAATGATTTGGGTGTTAGAACCAGATAGAACTTAGTGGTGTTGGCTCTTACTATATCCCTGTCCGCGTTTGAGTGTGTTTATAGTCCTAAGAATGTAATCTCAACATTTCTTCCCAACAGAGATATTCTGAACCCTTTGGGGGACATAAGGACATTTTAGAGAGTAGAGAGTATGAGAACTAAGACTCATTCTCATGAAAAACAGACATGTAAAACATTCGCATCTTATGAGTTCAGGCTGCCTGAAGCCGGTCTGTGGGTTCTAAGCACCTCTGCCTTAAAGGATTGACATTAGAATTGTATTCACTGGTATTCAAACAGCATCAAATAGTGCTTAAAAGTAATGTGTTAACATGTATATGATGACATTTTTTTGGTagtgtgactttatttttatgtgcAGGAATCTGAGTGTGGCAAGTTTAGCTTTAAGAGTTCTTGATGTTTAGCCCAGGAGGATTAAACCACAGTGATTTCTAAGTCTACATGAGAAACAAGGTTATGTTGACCCCTGTTTTATTAGAAACGGAGAATTGTAAAGATTCGTGTTCTGTACCAGTGCTTTGCAAATTTGGTCGGGACCAGTTTTAAAATCCATGTAATGTGTCATATTACATAATATGAGGTTAAAAGTATTTAGTGAAACTGTGGCGTAAGTgtctatttatatatgtatacatgcatgtatacataaATGTTTTAGATTGcagtgtgaaaatatttttttaatgtgtgatgTGTGTTTTAAACAGTTAGAAAGCCACAGCTCTATACCTGTCTGCTTGTGTGCTAACTTGAGCATCTGaatgtctcatatttttatgattttgcgGGGCAGGAGGTAGATGAAGGGCTGAAGAGTTAGGGTGCAAGATGAGTTAAGGGAGCACAGCTGTCTTTGAGTCTTTAGTGATTAAACAAAGTTGAGATGGGGTTTTACTGATTCAGTGTTTTGGGATAGTTAAGGCTGAATTTGTTTTGTGAAGCTTTTGAAAGCTCATATAACCAGAGAGAGATATGTATGTTGCAGATTCATAGTCGCATTTACTAGATTTGCCCGTAGTCCAGCGAATGTAATATCAAATGTCATTTCATATTAAGCTACCTGATAGAATGAATGCCTTTCTGATCCAAGACTGAAAGGTCTGTTTTAAATAATCTCAGTTATTCTGGCACTGCTTAGAACAATCGTTTGAGTTTATACCTAGACATATAATCTGTTTAGCCCTAAGATATGGGACCAATGAAAAATTGAAGGGCTTTGGGATTTTGGGGGTGAGGTGGTCAGttggtattttttattctttaatatgaaaTAGTTTTCAGGAAAGCCATACAAACAAACATTAGGTGTTGTTGCAGTTTAAGAAACTGAATCTTAGACACTTACTTAacgacttctttttttctttcatttctttccaaggTTTGGGCCCCATGGGATCCCTGTGACAGTATTTCCCAAAAGGGAATATAAGGACAAACCTGAAGCCATGCAGCTCCAAAGTAATACATTCCAAGAAGGGACGGGAGTCAAGCGTGAAGTGAACGGTGCTGTTCCTGATGACCCTTCTCCAGTCTCGCCTCCCGAGCCGAGCCTGGCTGAAAGCCTGTGGACTTGCAAACCACCACCTCTCTTCCATGAAGGAGCACCTTATCCTCCCCCTTTGTTTATCAGGGACACATATAACCAGTCAATACCTCAGCCACCTCCTCGGAAAATCAAGCGACCCAAACGAAAAATGTACAGGGAAGAGCCTACTTCAATAATGAATGCTATTAAACTACGACCCAGGCAAGTCCTGTGTGACAAATGTAAAAACAGTGTTGTtgctgaaaaaaaggaaattagaaaaggtAGCAGTGCAAGTGACTCTTCTAAATACGAAGACAAGAAACGGAAAAATGAAAGTGTAACTACTGtgaacaaaaaactgaaaactgacCATAAAGTGGATGggaaaaaccaaaatgaaagcCAGAGAAGAAATACTGTGGTTAAGGTTTCCAGTATTGCTCACAGCAGAGGCAGAGTAGTCAAAGTTTCTGCTCAGGCAAATACATCAAAAGCTCAGTTAAGTACTAAAAAAGTGCTCCAGAGTAAGAACATGGATCATGCAAAAGCTCGGGAAGTGTTGAAAATTGCCAAAGAAAAGGCACAGAAGAAGCAGAGCGAAACCTCTACATCCAAAAATGCACACTCAAAAGTCCATTTCACACGTCGATATCAGAGTCCTAGCTCAGGTTCCCTTCCACCCCGGGTTCGTTTAAAACCACAGAGGTACAGGAATGAAGAGAATGACTCTTCTTTGAAGACAGGACTTGAGAAAATGCGGAGTGGCAAGATGGCACCCAAGCCCCAGTCTCGCTGCACCTCCACCCGCTCAGCAGGTGAGGCCCCTTCAGAAAATCAGAGTCCCTCAGAAGGCCCCGAAGAGGCCAGCAGTGAGGTTCAGGACACCAATGACGTGCTTGTGCCTGGTGAGCGGGATGAACCACAGACACTGGGCAAAAAGGGCAGCAAAAGCAGTATCTCTGTTTACATGACCCTAAATCAAAAGAAACCTGACTCTTCCAGTGCTTCCGTGTGTAGCATTGATAGCACAGATGATTTGAAATCCTCCAACTCTGAGTGTAGTTCTTCTGAAAGCTTTGATTTTCCTCCAGGCAGTATGCATGCACCTTCcacctcctccacttcctcctcttcaaaggaagagaaaaagctcAGTAATTCCTTGAAAATGAAAGTCTTTTCCAAAAACGTCTCTAAATGCGTCACACCAGATGGCAGGACCATATGTGTAGGGGACATTGTTTGGGCCAAGATCTATGGCTTTCCTTGGTGGCCAGCCCGTATTCTTACTATAACTGTGAGCCGGAAAGATAGCGGCCTTTTAGTCCGACAGGAGGCCCGTATTTCATGGTTTGGGTCTCCAACAACCTCTTTTCTTGCTCTTTCGCAACTCTCCCCCTTTTTAGAAAACTTCCAGTCACGCTTTAATAAGAAGAGAAAGGGCCTGTATCGCAAGGCTATCACAGAGGCGGCTAAGGCTGCCAAGCAGCTGACCCCTGAAGTGCGGGCTCTGTTGACACAGTTTGAAACGTGAACATGGACAGTAAGGTAGGCAAGAACCATCGGAAGGCGCCACAGATTTTCTAGTCTAGTTAGGAGTAACTTCTACAAAATAGCTTGGCCAAATCGGAGAGAGAAATTGTACTCAGTTGGCTGCTTTTTTATACTTACCTTATAGCCATTTTTAGACTGAGAAGCTAAAATTGAACAAGCAATCAATTTGTCTTAAGGAAGTGAGATTTCAGcagtatttttcagttttgaagTCAAACCATCCCAAGGCATAGGAGCCATAGCCTCaactgaaaatgaatttttgCAGGGACTGTTAATTGCCATTTGTACCTTgtactgtatgtgtgtatatttatatatatatacacacacatacatatatgtgtgtatatgcatacatacatatatacatacatacacacatacacatatatatgtatgtgtgtatatatatatatatatatatatataagatagaGCCTGTCACTATGTGACACAGGTTGCATATTTGGGATTGCAGTAAGGGCTGgtgagctgggggcggggggtggtaaTAGTGTGGATATTTAATGAcgtcttgtttttaattaatgaacACTTAGCCTTTCTATGTGCATAATGGCGCAAGAGTTTGATACTTAGGTGTTTGACAGACTGAGATGCTTGCTATTCAGTTGCAGACTGGGCAAAGAGCCCGGTATTTGGGGTTAAGACTTTCAAGGCTGACTAGGTTTTTGAATCATCACTCTCTTTTGTCCAATGGGGATTTAACAAAAACTTTCAAATTCCTGGTTTGGGAGTTTAGGTAGGTTTGTCTTTGGATGTGTAAATAGTTGATTGCTAAATTTGGTCAGATTT
It encodes the following:
- the PWWP2A gene encoding PWWP domain-containing protein 2A isoform X3, which codes for MAAVAAEAAATAASPGEGGAGEAEPEMEPIPGSEAGTDPLPVTATEASVPDGEADGQQSSPQADEPPLPPPPPPPGELSRSPEAAGPELEAEEKLPVRVAEPAAAAPQGGPELPPSPAPQPEQPPAPEELQEPPLPQPAAPALVPPAGGDSAVSQLIPGSEVRVTLDHIIEDALVVSFRLGEKLFSGVLMDLSKRFGPHGIPVTVFPKREYKDKPEAMQLQSNTFQEGTGVKREVNGAVPDDPSPVSPPEPSLAESLWTCKPPPLFHEGAPYPPPLFIRDTYNQSIPQPPPRKIKRPKRKMYREEPTSIMNAIKLRPRQVLCDKCKNSVVAEKKEIRKGSSASDSSKYEDKKRKNESVTTVNKKLKTDHKVDGKNQNESQRRNTVVKVSSIAHSRGRVVKVSAQANTSKAQLSTKKVLQSKNMDHAKAREVLKIAKEKAQKKQSETSTSKNAHSKVHFTRRYQSPSSGSLPPRVRLKPQRYRNEENDSSLKTGLEKMRSGKMAPKPQSRCTSTRSAVTSSTEVLNLQFVKKPVSAKRSKVKRNKTRSQQMAAITSDSDESCCSLTVSDRPLWIQTGSIEVNSETGRSVCAKPCHKVKRASCHHLIILK
- the PWWP2A gene encoding PWWP domain-containing protein 2A isoform X8 is translated as MQLQSNTFQEGTGVKREVNGAVPDDPSPVSPPEPSLAESLWTCKPPPLFHEGAPYPPPLFIRDTYNQSIPQPPPRKIKRPKRKMYREEPTSIMNAIKLRPRQVLCDKCKNSVVAEKKEIRKGSSASDSSKYEDKKRKNESVTTVNKKLKTDHKVDGKNQNESQRRNTVVKVSSIAHSRGRVVKVSAQANTSKAQLSTKKVLQSKNMDHAKAREVLKIAKEKAQKKQSETSTSKNAHSKVHFTRRYQSPSSGSLPPRVRLKPQRYRNEENDSSLKTGLEKMRSGKMAPKPQSRCTSTRSAGEAPSENQSPSEGPEEASSEVQDTNDVLVPGERDEPQTLGKKGSKSSISVYMTLNQKKPDSSSASVCSIDSTDDLKSSNSECSSSESFDFPPGSMHAPSTSSTSSSSKEEKKLSNSLKMKVFSKNVSKCVTPDGRTICVGDIVWAKIYGFPWWPARILTITVSRKDSGLLVRQEARISWFGSPTTSFLALSQLSPFLENFQSRFNKKRKGLYRKAITEAAKAAKQLTPEVRALLTQFET
- the PWWP2A gene encoding PWWP domain-containing protein 2A isoform X9; protein product: MAAVAAEAAATAASPGEGGAGEAEPEMEPIPGSEAGTDPLPVTATEASVPDGEADGQQSSPQADEPPLPPPPPPPGELSRSPEAAGPELEAEEKLPVRVAEPAAAAPQGGPELPPSPAPQPEQPPAPEELQEPPLPQPAAPALVPPAGGDSAVSQLIPGSEVRVTLDHIIEDALVVSFRLGEKLFSGVLMDLSKRFGPHGIPVTVFPKREYKDKPEAMQLQSNTFQEGTGVKREVNGAVPDDPSPVSPPEPSLAESLWTCKPPPLFHEGAPYPPPLFIRDTYNQSIPQPPPRKIKRPKRKMYREEPTSIMNAIKLRPRQVLCDKCKNSVVAEKKEIRKGSSASDSSKYEDKKRKNESVTTVNKKLKTDHKVDGKNQNESQRRNTVVKVSSIAHSRGRVVKVSAQANTSKAQLSTKKVLQSKNMDHAKAREVLKIAKEKAQKKQSETSTSKNAHSKVHFTRRYQSPSSGSLPPRVRLKPQRYRNEENDSSLKTGLEKMRSGKMAPKPQSRCTSTRSAAQRH